From the Hymenobacter yonginensis genome, one window contains:
- a CDS encoding response regulator, giving the protein MPSILLVEDDQMDIMNVQRELRKNNITVPLHIARNGREALNMLRGEADQTKIEHPSVVMLDINMPRMNGLELLEQLRSDPEFVNLNVFITTTSDLESERLKAQNLAVSGYIIKPLSFDSFGEGGTTVDGFSLFLDLLKMKE; this is encoded by the coding sequence ATGCCTAGTATCCTTCTAGTCGAAGACGACCAAATGGACATCATGAATGTGCAGCGTGAGCTCCGGAAGAATAACATTACCGTTCCGCTACACATTGCCCGCAACGGCCGCGAAGCCCTGAACATGCTGCGCGGCGAAGCCGACCAGACCAAGATTGAGCATCCCAGCGTGGTAATGCTCGACATCAACATGCCCCGCATGAACGGCTTGGAGCTGCTGGAGCAGCTGCGCTCCGACCCGGAGTTCGTTAACCTGAACGTGTTCATCACCACCACCTCCGACCTGGAGTCGGAGCGACTGAAGGCCCAGAACCTGGCCGTCAGCGGCTACATCATCAAGCCCCTGAGCTTCGACAGCTTCGGCGAAGGCGGCACGACCGTCGACGGCTTCAGCCTGTTTCTGGATCTGCTGAAGATGAAAGAGTAG